In the genome of Crassaminicella thermophila, the window TCATTTATTCTAACCAAAACAGGACTTCTAACCGCATCGCCCATAATTATTGCATGTCTCTGTGGTAATACAGAGAGCTGATTTAAAATATCTTCATTTGCTGATGATACTATTTTATTAATATACCTTTGGTCTTCAGGGTTCTGTAGCCTATGTACAATAAATGTATTACATTGAGATAGAATTGTCCTTGAAAGCTCTGATGGTCTTTGAGAAGAAATAACTAATGATAGACCATATTTTCTTCCCTCTCTAGCAATTCTTTGGAATATTTTTTTTGAAATAGAAATTCTATCTTTATTTTCATCTATTTCTGGGATATAATTTTGAGCCTCTTCAAGAACCAAAACAATAGGTAGTTTTCCTCTTTTGTCTTTATATTCTTTAACCTTCTCTATTCTTTGAAGAAACTCTAATATTAATCTTGCAATTAGTCCTGTAATATTCTCCAACACTTCATAGGGTAAAAGTGACATATCTAAAATTGATATTTGACTAATATTATTTGAATTAGATATGTTTTTATATTCTCCTTCTTCCTTTTGAAACTTATATTTTGTAAAAATGTTTTCTTCCTTTAACTCATTATCATCTAAACTTAAAACACCTACTAAATATTTTAGAAAAATTGCTAATGAATTATTAAAATCCTTTTCCTTTAGCATAAAAGGAATATTAAATCTATCATCAGCATAGAAACTACTCAATCTCATCTTTAAACTTGATAAATATTCTTTATATTTTGATTTTGACTCACCTATATCATCTATTGCTGCATCAATATAAGTATTAATAATTTCAATAAAGTTAAAGTACCCAGGAATATCTATATTTGTTTCATTTCTTAGCTCCTTTTTGTTTTCAGCTTCGACTGCAATATAGTCCTCTTCTCTTTTACTAATAAGATTCTCTAAAACTTGACTTAGTGTTTCAAAATCTAAAGGTCCGTTTACATATTTCCCGTTTTGCCTCAATTTGCTTTTGCACTCTAACAACTTCTCAAAATCTTCTGAGTATTTACTCTTTAGTTTCTTTGCATTCTCTGAATGTAAAGGAAGTTCATGATATATATAATTTTTTAATTTAAAGTCTCCATTATCAATATTTATTGAATTTATTAGATTAATTATATTATCAACTTGCATCCCTATTAAAGTTTCAGTTATATTAATTTCTTTTTTAGTATCTTCACCTGATGTAAAATCAGTATTTGATTTTGCAATTGCAATAGCTTTCTTTAGTATTGGTGACTGTGTTTGTTCAGATGGTTTAAATAAATAATCAAAATCATTGTAATTCATAAACCAAAATGGAACCCTTATCCCATCTTTATCTATCTTAAAAGTGTTTACCCTGTTATTTAAGTCTGGATTATCAAAGGTAAAAGCTTTACTATATTCTCCATTTGTATCAAAAACTATTATGTGTGCATTCTTAATATATTCACTTTTAATTGTGTTGCCTTCCTTATATCTGTACTTTGTCTTAAAAACAGTTTGGAGTATACTACTGATTGTACACGATTTCCCAGAACCTGTGTTTCCAAGGATAGCTGCATGCTTTCCGAAAAACTTGTCAGGGTTTATCTTAATATCAAAGTCAAAAAAAGCAGGAGATTTTCCAATTGGTAAGAAATAATCTTTCTTAAAATCTATCAACTCATCCTCTAAGGATTGGTCAAAAATTATCTCTAGTTCTTCCTTCATAATATACCAAACTGGATTATCTAGAATTGGAAAATTGTAAACTCCTTGGACATAATTATCGGAACTGTCAATGGTACCTATCATCGTTGCAATAAGATATCTTTTAGATTTTGGTAATGAAATTGAATTTGAAGACAGTTCTAATTCTGTTTCATCACTTATTCTAACTTTTGTTATCAAAGCAACTATTCTTTCAGAACCAATAGGTAAAATAACATATGAGTTAATTCTTGCAATCTCATAGATATCTTGATATCCACTCTTATATAAACTTTTAATGTCATTGTCTAATTCAACAGTAACCCTAAAACTATCTACATTGATAACTCTTCCTATGCTCCTTTCGAACATGACACATCTTCCTCTCCAATGCCACTCTCATACAATTTCCTTAAAGTACTAGTGACTTTTTCTCTCATTTCTATTTCGTGAAAATTAGGCATTATGTCTGTAGCAAAAGATTTAAAGTCTCCTAAATATTCTCCTTGTAGTATTATTATCCTTGGATCTTTTAGGTCTTTAAGTCTATCTATTTCAGGATTTTTTGTTCCTAAATAATCTATAACTACAAGAGTAAAGCTTGGAATGGAAAGAGCTTGATATATTATATCATTTATATGTTCATCGCAAAAACTATATCCTATACAGAATAATACAGATTGAGATTGAGTTATTGTTGCAGCAAACTGCCTAAACAATTCAGAATAAGGGAAATCTAAAGTGTATTCTTTTTTACATGAAGTTGGATATATAATTAAGTTACCTGCTAGCTCTAGATTGTTTCTGATTAAATCTATTGGCTTTTCAACTAATCCATATTGATTGAAGGTATCTAATTTATCCTGTAGCCATGAAATTGAACCGTGTAATTTAAAATATCTAATTACTCTTTCAACTCTTCTAACCTTACCCTCTGTAGTTGTTCCTGGATAATATATATCATAATCATATGATTCTGGCTTAAATGTTCTTTTATGAAATCCTGTAAAACCATCTATGTATTGTACTCCTAATTCATCAAAGCTATTTTCAAAAGCTAAATCATAATTTGTTGTAAATATGTTTACCCTTTTTAAGTTAAGTGGTCTTTGTAGTAATGCTTTTATCAACTTCTTGTGATAATAATATTTCCCATTATCTTGCATAATCTGTTTTATATTTGGATTAGATTTTGCAAACCGGTTTTCTTCTAATGAAATACTATCTAAATCACATAATTTAAACAGTTCTTGCTTTATTATTTTAATTAGCATATCTAATTTTTCAATATCTTCTTTTTCTTTTAATTCATCACATATATGAACTTTCTTAGACTTTTCTAGTACGAATTTCAATCCTAATAGATAATTTAAGAATTGCTCTAAAGGTATATTTATTTCTTCATCTTTAGTTCTACTAACAATATCAACAGCACTAAACTGCTTAATAAGATTATTAAACAATTTTTTAATATTTGTATCCTCATTAATCTTATCTTCTATTTGTTTTGGTATCTGTCTAATAGAGATAGAGCCAAGATGAATTGAACTACCAGCTCCAAATAAAAAACTTACATTATCTAACTGTAAATAATTTTTTAAATATAGTCTGATTTTATCTGTAATTTTTTTAAATTCTTCTTGTTTATCTTCATAACCTTTGGTTTTAATACATTCAACACATTCTTCTTTACCAATTGATTTGCAAAAATCTTTTAGCCAGTCTTTACCTCCGACATAGAAATTGCTTTTGCAAAGTTTTTCAATTCCATCATTAGTAATATTAATGCACATACTATCCCTCCATTCAGCACATAATATTTACTTATTCGATTTAATTACATAATTTTCCTTGTTTTTGTAAAACTTTGTTATTAAATATCAATTTGTGTCCATTTACATCTAATATATATAAAAAGATAAATTAATTAATCTTAAATAATAATATTTATTACCTATATTGTACTAATAGATTTCATGAAATAGTAAAAAGGTTCAGTTGTACACTCAAAAAAACTCCTCCTAACTTCAAACCACCCTCAACCCCAGTCCTCTTCTCCCTTTCACACTATTCTCCTTAAAACTTAATAATAAAAAAATCCTCCTAAAGTCCCTTATATCTTAACCCTGTTTTTACCAAATCTGGAGTTCAAAAATGATAAAGAAGTCGTCATAAAATATAGGATAAGTTTAAAGAATTAAGGGGTAAGGATTGCTTCTTTTTCTCCTTATTCTTTAATCCTTTTTCTAGTCTCTAAATCTATTTAATCCATCTATTTATCTTTTATATTTAAGTATTTTAAAGACTTTGAAGGCTTTTAAATTTTCTTTTTCTATTTTATTTTCTATATAATAATCTATCTAGTTCTTCTATTTTATCTTCTCTTTTTCTTTTCTATTTCTGTTATCCATAAATAAAAAAATCATAATTCTAATGCTCAAAACTGGCATTGAATCATGATTTTTTATGACAACTTTTTATTATTATTAGGTCAAGTTTTTTATTAGTTAGGATGAGTTTTTTATTGTTGTACATCAGTCATTAATATCTATGACTGAACCTTTTTACCTTATTCATTCGACACATTTTTTTAATATATAGATTATTAAAAAGAAAATGAGCCAAGTAAAAATGAGTTTTTTTGTTTCTCATTATTATTTGACTCATTAAATCTTTTTTTCAATCAAATACCAACAAATAGTTTGAATTTTTTACATAAATATATTCTGTCCGACCTTTTTTCACAACTACATTTATTTTACTAGCTCATTTTTTCTTTTAGTCAAACTTTTTTTCAAATAATCAAACTTTTTTTCAATTCGACACACATTTGTTATCTAAAATACATACCCCTACTCCACAGTAACTGACTTTGCAAGATTTTTTGGCTTATCTACATCACAACCCCTTGCCACTGCTATATAATATGCTAGTATTTGTAGTGGAATCACACTTAATATTGGTGTAAGCTCATCTAATGTATCTGGTATATAAATTACTTTGTCTGCTGATTTTTCAATTTCTTTATTGCCCTTCTTAGCAACACCAATTACATATGCTCCTCTTGCACGTACTTCTTGAATATTTGAAAGCATCTTATCATAAAGCTTATCCTGAGTTGCTAGTGCTACAACAAGTCTTCCTTCTTCAATAAGAGCGATTGTTCCATGCTTTAGCTCTCCTGCTGCAATAGCTTCTGAATGAATATATGATATTTCTTTTAATTTTAATGATCCTTCATATGCAACAGTTACATCTAATCCCCTACCGATATAAAATACATTTTCATTGTTAAATTGTTCATCTGCTAACTGTTGAATAGTTTCATGATCATCTAAAATTGCTTGAATCTTATCTGGCATCTCTTTTAATTCTTTAATGTAAGCTTTGTATTGTTCCTCTGTTAGTGTTCCTTTTGTCATTGCCATATGCAGTGACAAAAGATACATAGATATAAGCTGAGTTGTATATGCTTTTGTTGATGCTACTGCAATTTCTGGTCCTGCCCAAGTATAGAATACATCATCTGATTCTCTTGCTACAGAAGAACCCACCACGTTAACGACTGATAAAATTCTTGCACCTTTTCTTTTCGCTTCTCTAAGTGCTGCTAAAGTATCTAAGGTTTCTCCTGATTGACTTACTGCAATGAATAGTGTATTTTCATCTACAAATGGATCTCTATATCGAAACTCTGATGCCACTTCTACATCCACTGGAATTTTTGCAAATTTTTCAATAGCATATTTCCCTACTAATCCTGCATGATATGCAGTACCACAAGCTACAATATATACTTTATTGATTTTATCTAAATCTTCTTTTGTAATTTTAATTCCATCAAGTACAATATTATCTTCCTTATCTAGTCTTCTGTGTAGTGTTTCATATACTCCTCTTGGCTGCTCGTTGATTTCTTTCATCATAAAATGCGCATATCCTTCTTTTTCTGCTGCTTCTGCATCCCAAGTCACTTTAAATACATCTCTTTTTACTTCTTGTCTTAACTCATTAAATATTTTTACACCTTCTTTTGTAAGCAATACTACCTCATCATTTTCAATCAAGTATATATCTCTTGTATACTTTAATAAGGCTGGAATATCAGATGCAATAAAATTTTCATTTTCTCCAAGACCTACTATAAGTGGACTATCCTTTCTTACAGCTACAATTTTGTCTGGTTCATCTTTACAGATTACACCTATTGCATAAGCTCCTTCCATTTTATCAATTGCTTTATATACTGCATCTAGTAAGTCTCCATCATAAAAATAATCAATCAAATGAGCAATTACTTCAGAGTCTGTTTCTGATTGAAAATGATCGCCATTTACTTCTATTAACCATTCTTTTAGTTTCATATAATTTTCAATAATTCCATTGTGAATAAGCGCAATACTTCCAGAACAGTTTGTATGAGGATGTGAATTTCGATCGGATGGCTCTCCATGTGTTGCCCATCTTGTATGCCCAATCCCTAATGTTCCTTTTATCGTTTCTTTTTGTAAGTTTTCTTCTAATATACTGATTCTTCCTTTAAATTTTCTAACCTTTATTTCATCTTGATCAAATATAGCAACTCCAGCTGAGTCATATCCTCTATATTCAAGTTTTGACAATCCCTCTATCAATATAGGTGCTACCTCTTTTTCTCCAATGTATCCAACAATTCCACACATATTTATATCTCCTCTCAAAATTATTTAATTTTCTCTGTTTTTGGCAATAAAATACCCTAGGTAGTACTTGATAAAAATTACTACCCTATTTACATATAATCCGAACAATTTGATATATTATCACCCGAGCCTATTTGTCCCCCCAATCACTTGGAAGTTTTGTAAGCTCTTTATCGGTGGTGATACACCGCAGGGCATCCGCCGAAAACTCGATAAACCCTGTCCTCGTCAACTTAAATCTTTTTTTCCGATTATGATTTAAGTTCTGGCGCTTTTGTTTTATTTTAAATTATCTATTCATACATTACCTATAACATCACCCCTTTCCACATTTTATGCTATATAAAAGAAAATAAACTGCAAGAGATTAGGAAAACACATCCAATCTCTTGCTAGAATTTATCCCTTTATTACAATTTATGCAATAAATTTTAGTTCTGTGATGTTATGCCAATCTTTCTTCGATTAGTTTTGCTAATCCTTCACTTAATACCTTTAATTGACTCTCATCCTTCCCTTCAATCATTACTCTTACAATTGGTTCTGTTCCTGAAGGCCTTATAAGTACCCTTCCTTCTCCATCCATTAGTTTTTCTAATTTTTCAATTTCTTCAGCAATAACTGGATCTTCCATATACTTTGATTTCTTATCATTACTTACCTTTGCATTTACTAAAACTTGAGGATAAGTAGTCATCATACTTGCTAACTTTGATACGGACTGATTTTTCTCCTTTACAACACTTAAAAACTGAAGCGCTGAAAGCAGTCCATCTCCTGTAGTATTATGCTCTAAAAATATGATGTGTCCCGATTGTTCTCCACCAAGGACATATCCTTCTTCTTTCATCTTCTCTAGTACGTATCTATCTCCTACTTTTGTTTTTACTACTTTGCATCCTTTCTTTTCTAATGCTTTCTCTAGTCCTATATTGCTCATAACCGTAGCCACTACTGTATCATGCGGAAGCTTTCCTTTTTCTTTTAAGCTACTTCCACATATTGTAAGGATCTTGTCCCCATCTACAATTTGCCCTTTTTCATCTACCGCAATAAGTCTGTCAGCATCTCCATCAAAAGCTAACCCTACATCAGCACCCCAATCGAGAACAAGCCTTTGTACTTCTTCAGGATGTGTAGATCCACAATTTAGATTAATATTAAATCCATCTGGCTTATGGTGAATAATTTTTATTTCAGCGCCCAATGCAGATAATACAGAAGGAGCTGCTACATAAGATGCCCCATTGGCACAATCAACAGCAATCTTCATCCCTCTTAAATCTACATCTATTGTACTTTTTAAGAAGTTTGCATATTGCTTTATAGCATCATCAATTTCAATCTTTCTTCCAAGATCCTTTCCTGATGGATGAATGTCAATTTCTTTATCATTAAGTATCATATCTTCTATCTTCTCTTCAATTTCATCTGGCAATTTAAATCCATTTTTATTAAAAAACTTTATACCATTGTATTCAACTGGATTATGAGAAGCTGAAATAACAATTCCAGCATCTGCTTCATAATGACGTGTTAAATATGACACAGCAGGTGTTGGTACAACCCCTACACATAAACAATCTGATCCTGTTGACAATATTCCTGCAACTAATGCAGCTTCTAGCATATCTCCTGATATTCTTGTATCTTTCCCTATAACAATTTTTGCTTTTTTCTTTCCATTTGTAAGTATATAAGAACCAATTCTCCCTAGTTTATACGCTAAATCTGCCGTCAATTCTATGTTTGCAATACCTCTTACTCCATCAGTCCCAAACAACTTTCCCATCTGATTAGACTCCTCTCGTAATAGTCTATCACTTTTTCTTACTCTATTATATGTGTAAACATAAATAGTGAATCTATATTATTTTATCATATTTGAAAAGTCAATTCAATTTTACTACAAGCCTTTTTATTCCAATACTTCTAAATAATATATATAATTGAAAAATCACGCTCATAAACAAAGCTTTAGAGAAAACTAAGATTCATAATTTAGAAAAATCCTAACGCACCTAATCAAGACGTCCTGTCTTGTATGATGCTGGCTTAGCGTCCATGCTAAGCCTACGAATTTTTCTGAAATTCTTTATCAAGTTTTCTTTGCTAAAGCTTTGCAATTATTCGCTTTTATTTTTCAATTATAATAATTCTATTTTGTATACAGTCTAAGCATAAAAAAGATGGCTTTCGCCATCTTTTTTATGCTTTAATTTTAGGCCTTGATGAACTTCTCAACACCTTAATTCCTGAAACTGCAAGAACAATCGCAAGTACTAATAAGAATACTGCAAAGAATACAAGAATGTTATTTCCTTTTGCTAAATTGGCTTGTAATAATTGCCATAATGCAGTAATCGTAACTATAAACATAAACGTCATAGGAATTGCAAACATAATGTATTTTTTTCCACTATTTTTCAACCAAACAGCAATTGTAATAAGTGCTAATGCTGCAAGTAGTTGGTTTGCTGAACCAAATATTGGCCATATTGCTGTCCAGCTTCCTAATGCCAACCATCCCCCTAATACAACAGTAATACCTGTAGCTACAAAACGATTTGTTAGGAAAGATTGTTTTTCTTTCTCTGGATTTTCAAACATCTCTTGGAAAATAAATCTGCCAAGTCTTGTTCCTGTATCCAAACTTGTTAATGCAAATGCAGATACAGCAAGTGCAACAAAAGATTTTCCTATTTCATAAGGTATTCCAAACTTTGACATAAACACACCAATACCATCAGAAAATACATTGACAGGTCCACCTGCACCAGCTAATTCTGCAAACTTATCTTTTGTAATATAAGCAGCTGTGATAATAGCAATAACTGCCAATACACACTCAATTAACATTCCACCATACCCTACAGCTTTTGCATCTGCTTCACTATCCATTTGCTTTGAAGTTGTTCCTGATCCAACAAGTGAGTGGAAACCAGATATAGCACCACAGGCAACAACAACAAACAACATTGGGAAAAGCTTTAATCCATTGCTAGCTGTAAAGCCTGTAAATGCTGGTAGTTGAATAGTTGGTCTATAAAATACAAGTCCTAATACTGCACCAATTAACATTGCATATAATAAGAATGAGTTCAAATAATCTCTAGGTTGAAGTAATATCCATACAGGTGTAACAGATGCTATGAAAATATACCCTAACAAAATAGCAATCCATGCATTTTTACTAAGTACAAGAGGAAACATATTTCCTAGAACAATACATAAAAATAACAAAATAACTCCTATAACACTAGCAATACCGATTGGCGCTCCTTTTCTATATACAAAAAATCCAAATAATACTGCTAATATAATGAATAGAACAGACGCTGAAGCTGCAGCAGGTACACTTACAAATGTATTTGCAACTATATTTACAAATGCCGCAACAACCAATAAAAGTGTCAACCATGCAAATATAGAAAATAATCTTTTCATATTTCTTCCCATATTTGCTTCGATGATTTCGCCTATAGATCTACCATCATGTCTTATAGACGCAAACAAAGAACCAAAATCTTGCACTCCACCAAAGAAAATACCACCTATTAAAATCCAGAGCATTACTGGCACCCAACCAAATACAGCTGCTGCAATAGGACCTACAATAGGACCTGCTCCAGCAATCGATGCAAAGTGATGTCCTAGCAATACAGGTGCTTTTGCTGGTACATAATCTACTCCATCATTTTTTGTATGAGCAGGTGTCTTTCTTGTTGGGTCTACTCCCCACTGTTTTGCAAGCCAAGAACCATAAGTTACATAAGCAATACCGAAAATGATGATACTTACAAGAATTAACCATAATGAATTCATAATAATCCTCCTTTAAATCTATTTTTTAAAGCTGATAAACTTCTCTAACCTCCTTTCCTTTTTTATTTGTAATCACTTCACCTTTCGGTAAATGCACTAAAATTAATCTTATATCTACCCAACCTTTGAAACCAAAGGCGAAGCTCTTCTGAAATTTAAATTTTTGAATCAGCTTAACTATCTCTTTATCAAATTCTTTATCTACTATAATAACCCCTGTTATAAAAGTTGACATATGCTCTGAGTGAGGTTTTACAAAATCATCTACAGCAAACTTTAAATGTTTTATAAAAGTTTGAACCTTTTCTTTGTCTAAGTCTTTAAAATATTTTATTATACAGTATTCATTATTCTCGAAAGCATAAATAGGGATTTTTTTAGTTGCCAAATACTTTTCATTTCTTAAATAATACTTGCCAAACAAATCTATTTTCATTTCTTTATATGTATATTCTTTTTCTATGTCAAAATGTCTTTTAAGCTTATTTTCTAAATTTTCTATATATTTTGTGTATTCCATGCTTTCTCTCCTATTCGCTAAAAAAATTCTATACTGTAACCAATATGAAATAATTCCCATTTTATTCATTATACAAAAATTCAGACTATATTAAAAGATTTTTTACAAAATCTGCAAACGCATTTACATGAATTGCCATAATCTTATACATGAAATGCATTATTTTATACACGAAATGCAAGATAAGTTACATAAAATGCAAATAAAATGACGAGTATTTCTACTCGTCATTTGTTTATCCTCTTACAGTAGCTGCACCTTTTTCAAGAGCTTCTTTATTTAACGGAAGCAAATGCTCTTTTGCAGGCCCAAATACTTTCTTTAGTGCTGCAAGAATTGAATCTATTTCAACAACCTTTGTAATTTCTAAGAATGCACCAAGCATAACCATATTTGCAACTTTTCCGTTCCCTAATTCATTTGCAATTTCATTAGCTGGTACATAGTAAGCTTTCACATCATCTCTTGATGTTTTCTGATCAATCAATGAACTATTTATAAGCAGTAATCCATCCTTAACAAGGCTTTTTTCAAATTTTAAAAGAGAAGGTAAATTCATAACAATAGCAGAAGTTGCATCTATTACAATAGGAGAACCTATTGGTGTGTCTGAAACAATCACACTACAGTTTGCAGTACCTCCGCGCATCTCTGGTCCATAGGATGGAAGCCAAGAAACATTTTTTCCTTCTATCATCCCTGCATAGGTTAAAAGCTGGCCCATAGACATAACACCTTGACCGCCAAATCCAGCACAAATAATTTCTTGTGTTGCCATATTATTTCGCCTCCTCTGGTGTACGGAAATTTCCTAATGGATAATAAGGAATCATATTTTCTTCTAACCATTTTAATGCTTCTGTAGGTGCTAATCCCCAGTTTGTTGGACAAGTTGAAAGAATTTCAACAATACCAAATCCTTTTCCTTCCATTTGTACTTCAAAGGCTTTCTTAATCGCTTTTTTTGCTTTTCTTATGTTTGCTGGTGTATTAACAGCAACCCTTTCTACAAATACTGCTCCAGAAATAGTTGCAAGCATCTCAGAAACTTTCAGAGGCATACCAGAATGTTCTTTATCTCTTCCATAAGGTGCAGTAGTTGCCTTTTGACCAATTAAAGTAGTAGGTGCCATTTGTCCACCTGTCATACCATAT includes:
- the glmS gene encoding glutamine--fructose-6-phosphate transaminase (isomerizing): MCGIVGYIGEKEVAPILIEGLSKLEYRGYDSAGVAIFDQDEIKVRKFKGRISILEENLQKETIKGTLGIGHTRWATHGEPSDRNSHPHTNCSGSIALIHNGIIENYMKLKEWLIEVNGDHFQSETDSEVIAHLIDYFYDGDLLDAVYKAIDKMEGAYAIGVICKDEPDKIVAVRKDSPLIVGLGENENFIASDIPALLKYTRDIYLIENDEVVLLTKEGVKIFNELRQEVKRDVFKVTWDAEAAEKEGYAHFMMKEINEQPRGVYETLHRRLDKEDNIVLDGIKITKEDLDKINKVYIVACGTAYHAGLVGKYAIEKFAKIPVDVEVASEFRYRDPFVDENTLFIAVSQSGETLDTLAALREAKRKGARILSVVNVVGSSVARESDDVFYTWAGPEIAVASTKAYTTQLISMYLLSLHMAMTKGTLTEEQYKAYIKELKEMPDKIQAILDDHETIQQLADEQFNNENVFYIGRGLDVTVAYEGSLKLKEISYIHSEAIAAGELKHGTIALIEEGRLVVALATQDKLYDKMLSNIQEVRARGAYVIGVAKKGNKEIEKSADKVIYIPDTLDELTPILSVIPLQILAYYIAVARGCDVDKPKNLAKSVTVE
- a CDS encoding SIR2 family protein — its product is MCINITNDGIEKLCKSNFYVGGKDWLKDFCKSIGKEECVECIKTKGYEDKQEEFKKITDKIRLYLKNYLQLDNVSFLFGAGSSIHLGSISIRQIPKQIEDKINEDTNIKKLFNNLIKQFSAVDIVSRTKDEEINIPLEQFLNYLLGLKFVLEKSKKVHICDELKEKEDIEKLDMLIKIIKQELFKLCDLDSISLEENRFAKSNPNIKQIMQDNGKYYYHKKLIKALLQRPLNLKRVNIFTTNYDLAFENSFDELGVQYIDGFTGFHKRTFKPESYDYDIYYPGTTTEGKVRRVERVIRYFKLHGSISWLQDKLDTFNQYGLVEKPIDLIRNNLELAGNLIIYPTSCKKEYTLDFPYSELFRQFAATITQSQSVLFCIGYSFCDEHINDIIYQALSIPSFTLVVIDYLGTKNPEIDRLKDLKDPRIIILQGEYLGDFKSFATDIMPNFHEIEMREKVTSTLRKLYESGIGEEDVSCSKGA
- a CDS encoding ATP-binding protein codes for the protein MFERSIGRVINVDSFRVTVELDNDIKSLYKSGYQDIYEIARINSYVILPIGSERIVALITKVRISDETELELSSNSISLPKSKRYLIATMIGTIDSSDNYVQGVYNFPILDNPVWYIMKEELEIIFDQSLEDELIDFKKDYFLPIGKSPAFFDFDIKINPDKFFGKHAAILGNTGSGKSCTISSILQTVFKTKYRYKEGNTIKSEYIKNAHIIVFDTNGEYSKAFTFDNPDLNNRVNTFKIDKDGIRVPFWFMNYNDFDYLFKPSEQTQSPILKKAIAIAKSNTDFTSGEDTKKEINITETLIGMQVDNIINLINSINIDNGDFKLKNYIYHELPLHSENAKKLKSKYSEDFEKLLECKSKLRQNGKYVNGPLDFETLSQVLENLISKREEDYIAVEAENKKELRNETNIDIPGYFNFIEIINTYIDAAIDDIGESKSKYKEYLSSLKMRLSSFYADDRFNIPFMLKEKDFNNSLAIFLKYLVGVLSLDDNELKEENIFTKYKFQKEEGEYKNISNSNNISQISILDMSLLPYEVLENITGLIARLILEFLQRIEKVKEYKDKRGKLPIVLVLEEAQNYIPEIDENKDRISISKKIFQRIAREGRKYGLSLVISSQRPSELSRTILSQCNTFIVHRLQNPEDQRYINKIVSSANEDILNQLSVLPQRHAIIMGDAVRSPVLVRINEVNPKPDSDDPEFFRNWIKEPSNDIDFNKVTDNWLKR
- the glmM gene encoding phosphoglucosamine mutase; protein product: MGKLFGTDGVRGIANIELTADLAYKLGRIGSYILTNGKKKAKIVIGKDTRISGDMLEAALVAGILSTGSDCLCVGVVPTPAVSYLTRHYEADAGIVISASHNPVEYNGIKFFNKNGFKLPDEIEEKIEDMILNDKEIDIHPSGKDLGRKIEIDDAIKQYANFLKSTIDVDLRGMKIAVDCANGASYVAAPSVLSALGAEIKIIHHKPDGFNINLNCGSTHPEEVQRLVLDWGADVGLAFDGDADRLIAVDEKGQIVDGDKILTICGSSLKEKGKLPHDTVVATVMSNIGLEKALEKKGCKVVKTKVGDRYVLEKMKEEGYVLGGEQSGHIIFLEHNTTGDGLLSALQFLSVVKEKNQSVSKLASMMTTYPQVLVNAKVSNDKKSKYMEDPVIAEEIEKLEKLMDGEGRVLIRPSGTEPIVRVMIEGKDESQLKVLSEGLAKLIEERLA
- a CDS encoding carbon starvation CstA family protein; the protein is MNSLWLILVSIIIFGIAYVTYGSWLAKQWGVDPTRKTPAHTKNDGVDYVPAKAPVLLGHHFASIAGAGPIVGPIAAAVFGWVPVMLWILIGGIFFGGVQDFGSLFASIRHDGRSIGEIIEANMGRNMKRLFSIFAWLTLLLVVAAFVNIVANTFVSVPAAASASVLFIILAVLFGFFVYRKGAPIGIASVIGVILLFLCIVLGNMFPLVLSKNAWIAILLGYIFIASVTPVWILLQPRDYLNSFLLYAMLIGAVLGLVFYRPTIQLPAFTGFTASNGLKLFPMLFVVVACGAISGFHSLVGSGTTSKQMDSEADAKAVGYGGMLIECVLAVIAIITAAYITKDKFAELAGAGGPVNVFSDGIGVFMSKFGIPYEIGKSFVALAVSAFALTSLDTGTRLGRFIFQEMFENPEKEKQSFLTNRFVATGITVVLGGWLALGSWTAIWPIFGSANQLLAALALITIAVWLKNSGKKYIMFAIPMTFMFIVTITALWQLLQANLAKGNNILVFFAVFLLVLAIVLAVSGIKVLRSSSRPKIKA
- a CDS encoding thiamine pyrophosphate-dependent enzyme, whose amino-acid sequence is MAVVFKRTNGLKDIPTHYCPGCTHGIIHRLVGEVLEELDVLGKTIGVAPVGCSVLAYDYFNCDMHEAAHGRAPAVATGIKRVDPDNIVFTYQGDGDLASIGAAEIIHAAHRGEKITTIFVNNAIYGMTGGQMAPTTLIGQKATTAPYGRDKEHSGMPLKVSEMLATISGAVFVERVAVNTPANIRKAKKAIKKAFEVQMEGKGFGIVEILSTCPTNWGLAPTEALKWLEENMIPYYPLGNFRTPEEAK
- a CDS encoding 2-oxoacid:acceptor oxidoreductase family protein; its protein translation is MATQEIICAGFGGQGVMSMGQLLTYAGMIEGKNVSWLPSYGPEMRGGTANCSVIVSDTPIGSPIVIDATSAIVMNLPSLLKFEKSLVKDGLLLINSSLIDQKTSRDDVKAYYVPANEIANELGNGKVANMVMLGAFLEITKVVEIDSILAALKKVFGPAKEHLLPLNKEALEKGAATVRG